A region of the Amycolatopsis sp. cg13 genome:
GTCCAGCAGAGTGCGCAGCAAACCGTGCAGACTGGAGCGAGGGAATCCGGTGCGCGCATGGAGATCAGACAGCGACAGCCACACGTCGTTCGCGGCGAACGTCTCGATCAGGTCGATGGCGCGCCGCGCCGACTTCACGCCCGCGGACTCCGCGGGAGCGGTGGCGGGGTCCGTCTTCTGCGCCATGCGCGTCCTCCAACCGGGCCGTTGACTTGTGAGTCCGGCCATATTAGCGTCCCGAACAGCGTTCTTGTGGGTGAACATGGTCACGATAACAGACTCCATTCAAGAATGTGAACATTGGAGCAGAAACTGATGGCACAGACCGCAATCGAGCTGGACGGCTTGCTGGCGTTCCCGCTGACCCCCTTCACCGAAGACCTCGAGCTCAACCTCGACGGGTTCGCGGAGAACGTGGAGAGCCACATCGCCGCCGGTGCGGGCGCGCTGTTCGTCGCGTGCGGCACCGGGGAGTTCAGCTCGCTGTCGGTCGACGAGGTCGCCGCGCTGCTGGCGAAGGCGCGCGAGGTCGCTGCTGGGCGAGTGCCGGTGTGGGTCGGCGCGGGCGGCGGCGCGGCTACTGCACGCGCGGGTGTCGCGGCGGCGCAGGCAGGCAACGCCGACGGCGTGCTGCTGCTTCCGCCGTACCTGGTCACCGGGCCGCAGGAGGGGCTGGTCGACTACGTGCGCTACGCGGTCGGCGACACCTCGGTGCCGGTGATCGTCTACCACCGCAGCACCGGGGTTTTCACCGCGCCGGCCGCCGCGAAGCTGCTGGACATCCCGTCGGTGGTCGGGCTCAAGGACGGCTACGGCGACGTCGAAGCGATGACCCGGATCGTCACCACGATCCGCGCGCTCGGCACGCAGCGTTCCGCGGACTTCTTGTTCTTCAACGGTTTGCCGACCGCCGAGGTGTCGGCCAAGGCGTACGCGGCAGTCGGCGTCGCGCGCTACTCCTCGGCGGTGCACTGCTTCGCGCCGGAGATCGCGCACCGCTTCCACCGCGCGCTCGCGGAGGACGACAACGCGACGATGGACGCGCTGCTCGCCGGGTTCTACCTGCCGCTGGTGGCCCTGCGCGACGAGACGCCCGGCTTCGCGGTGTCGCTGGTGAAGGCCGCCGCCCGGCTGCGCGGCGACAAGGTCGGCACCGTCCGGCCGCCGCTGATCGAGCCGACCGCCGAGCAGATCGACCGGCTGGGCAAGGTCGTCGAGAACGGTTTCGCCGTGCTGAAAGGCCTCTGATGAAGATCCGGGACGTGGTGCTGACCCCGGTCGCCTTCGCGGACGCACCGCTGCTCAACGTGATGGGTGTGCACGAGCCGTACGCGTTGCGCAGCGTGGTCCAAGTGGTGTGCGACGACGGCGTTGTCGGCCTCGGCGAGTCGTACGGCGACGAGGCGTTCCTCGGCGAGGTGCGCAAGGTGCTGCCGGAACTGGCCGGACACGACATTTTCGACCTGCCGGGCTTGAAGCGGATCATCGCGCGTGCGCTGGCCGGGACCGTGCTGACCGACGAGCACGGCCTGATCGGCGGATTCTCCATCCGCAAGACGATCGCCAGCGTGTACTCGCTGTTCGAGGTCGCCTGCCTGGACGCGCAAGGACAGTTCCTCGGCCGTCCCGTCGTCGACCTGCTCGGCGGCAAGGCCCGCGATGCCGTCGACTTCTCCGCGTACCTGTTCTACAAGTACGGTGCGCACATTGGCGCGGACGAGGACAGTTGGGGCGACATTCTGACGCCGGACGCGCTGGTCGGCTCGGCGCAGCGAATGGTCGACGAATACGGGTTCCGCTCCATCAAGCTCAAGGGCGGGGTTTTCGCGCCGGAACAAGAGATCGAGGGCATTCGCGCGCTCGCCTCGGCGTTCCCCGGGCATCCGCTGCGCATCGACCCGAACGCGGCGTGGACGCCCTCGACGAGTGTCCGCGTGGCCGCCGAACTCGACGGCGTGCTGGAGTACCTCGAAGACCCGACGCCGGGTATTGAGGGGATGGCACGCGTTGCGCGCGAGGCGGGCATGCCGTTGGCCACCAACATGTGTGTGGTGAACTTCGGCGACCTGGAACCCGCGTTCCGGGCGCGCGCGATTGGCGTCCTGCTGTCCGACCACCACTTCTGGGGCGGAATGCGCGACACCCAGGCGCTGTCGGTGGCCTGCGAGAGCTTCGGCGTCGGGCTGTCCATGCACTCCAACAGCCACCTCGGCATCAGCCTCGCCGCGATGGTCCACGTCGCGGCGGCGACCCC
Encoded here:
- a CDS encoding 5-dehydro-4-deoxyglucarate dehydratase: MAQTAIELDGLLAFPLTPFTEDLELNLDGFAENVESHIAAGAGALFVACGTGEFSSLSVDEVAALLAKAREVAAGRVPVWVGAGGGAATARAGVAAAQAGNADGVLLLPPYLVTGPQEGLVDYVRYAVGDTSVPVIVYHRSTGVFTAPAAAKLLDIPSVVGLKDGYGDVEAMTRIVTTIRALGTQRSADFLFFNGLPTAEVSAKAYAAVGVARYSSAVHCFAPEIAHRFHRALAEDDNATMDALLAGFYLPLVALRDETPGFAVSLVKAAARLRGDKVGTVRPPLIEPTAEQIDRLGKVVENGFAVLKGL
- a CDS encoding glucarate dehydratase family protein; amino-acid sequence: MKIRDVVLTPVAFADAPLLNVMGVHEPYALRSVVQVVCDDGVVGLGESYGDEAFLGEVRKVLPELAGHDIFDLPGLKRIIARALAGTVLTDEHGLIGGFSIRKTIASVYSLFEVACLDAQGQFLGRPVVDLLGGKARDAVDFSAYLFYKYGAHIGADEDSWGDILTPDALVGSAQRMVDEYGFRSIKLKGGVFAPEQEIEGIRALASAFPGHPLRIDPNAAWTPSTSVRVAAELDGVLEYLEDPTPGIEGMARVAREAGMPLATNMCVVNFGDLEPAFRARAIGVLLSDHHFWGGMRDTQALSVACESFGVGLSMHSNSHLGISLAAMVHVAAATPHLTYACDTHWPWKTADVIEPGVLNFVDGAVAVPDRPGLGITLDQDALARAHEDYVRCGLTKRDDVTYMRNYQPGFEPNTARW